gaacttcgagatcatgacccaagctgaagtccaacccttaatggactgagccacccaggcgccccctgaaggCATGGATTCTTAAAACCACTAGTTAATGAAGGACAAAACATTAAAAGCTAGAAGGAGCCCTAGGAAGTCACTTCTAATCCAGACTCCATATTAAGCTAGGAGAATCTAATGAATCCGTTAAGCAAAGGTTTTTGAAAACTTTCTATATTCAAGATTCAAGGGTGATTACTGGGGGTGACATAACTACATCTAAAACCTGATCCCAATAGGTGTACCTCTACATATAGGTTGCCCCAAGGAATCACAGGCTGAGAAACCGAATATTGTACcattaagaaagataaaaataaaatcctaaggACCAGGAGGAGTCATCCAGGAAGATAATAATGCTTCAGGAAATGCTTACGTGATGTTTGAGTTAAATGTGGAACAAGAGGTCAAATCTGGACATCTGGCAATGGAAgggaaggacattccaggcagTGAGAAAAGAATAAACTGAGGCCCTATACAAATACACTTCGTTTCTGAGGAATCTTTCCTTACACAGTCTGCTTGGACCCCACCAGGTGTCTTGGTGTTCTGGATCTTCAAATAGGCATTCCAtcctcagggcttttgcacctGCTGCTTCCTCTGCCATGAATGATCGTCCCCTCAGATACCCGCAATGCTGGCTTTCGTAACTCCTTCAAGGCTTTGCTCAAACGTCACCCTCTCAGTGAGAGCTTCCATGATGATCCTATTTTAAATGGTCACCCTCGCGTGCCTGCCACCCTTCCCCGCTTTGTTTTTCCCACAGCACTTACTACCATCTGACACAGCACGTATTCTACATATTAGCTGTGTCCATCCGCTGCCGAAAGAGAAGTTATGTTTGTTCGTTTCCGGATTTTAAAACACCACCTGGACATGGTAGGCATAAAGTGAGTACAGGCTGACAAACTGGGTaatagaataaacaaataaaacagatttctgcCCTCAAACAGGTTATGATCTGGtggaagcaaataaatattacattatttttgtttttaatgtttagttttgagagagagagagggacagagtgcgagtgggagagggtcggagagaggagacacagaatctgaagcaggctccatccaggctctgagctgtcagcacagggtctgacgcggggctccaacctgctgactgtgagatcatgactgagccaaagctggatgcttaaccgaatgagccactcaggtgtccccatgTTACATTTCTGAATGACAAAAACTTGGCTGGCAAAACCCCATGTGGAGAAGACTCACGCACAGAAGCAGCTCCTGGCATCCCCACTTCCACATGTCCAGGGAGCGCGAGGCTCTTCTCTGCACACCTCTTAGCTCCCTGCCCCCAGTAACTCTGTCACTATGCCCCCAGTAACTCTGTCACTAATGCGAAGGCCAAAAATGACCCCAGACTCGCCGCTACTGCCAGAAGTGTCTCTTCCCAGATTACCCTTCACTGTCACCTCCAAGTAAAGGCAAAAGGTATTTCTAATCCACttttggagaagagaaagatgTATTCCTGGATTTCCAAATTAACTACATTTTTCTGTAGATGCTGAAATTCTGCACTACATGAGTGGTTACACTGACATTCAGAATTTCCATGAAACTTAACTGTTTTGAATGGTTAACTTTTAAGCGAAGGTACGAAAAAACACACCTTTGATGTCTGCTTCTCTATCACAACGTACCTTTCTATACTACAAATGGACAGCCGATGCAACATGGTGAAGGAAAGACTCCTTCCAGGAAAGGCTAGTACTGTATGTACTTCAGGCAAATGGGTAACAACGTAAAGTTAAgggcattttttttctccagtctgAAGGAACAACTACCATTTTATTCTGGGTTAAAAATGATGTTGGGCTCGCGAATAGAGCATGAGTATTTGAACGATACCACACTAAAACCAAGCcggaataggagaaaatattcttttatcacTAGCAAAAGCAAGACCACTTAAGAAAATGAGGAATAAACTCAAGATTTCTCACTTCAACTAACACCTCCACAGACTGCATTATCCTTTTCAGCAAAGTGACATTTTCACATTTAAGTTTTAACGGCAAGCAATCCTTTCCATCTGGGGTTTATCTGCAGAGAAGTGTTGGCCTTGGCGCGAGTTCAATCTTTAATTGAAAGTCCATTTCTGACTCTCAGCAAAATGCCCCAAGAAGACCCAATAGGTGTGCCTCTACATGAATccttgcactgacagctcaatTTATGTTCTACCTGGTGGTGAATTTGGCCCCCCGATGGGCACCTACATCTGTAACCCTCCCTCGGTCATTAATAAATTACGTATCCTTACTCCCCTGAAGCCGCCTGCGTTTTTTCCAACAACACTAACACTTGTCAAAGAGTTTCAGGAATACGACCACTCCTCCTAAGTGGGAGAAACGCTACAAAGGAGGGCAAGTTCCCCTCGGCAGGGAAATGCCAAACCGGCAAGCTGACATCGTTAACTTTCAGGTAGAGGGAAGTGCACCGTTCTCGGCGGCCGAACGTCGCCACGGTAGTTATTGCGGGACCTAATTTACAGCCGCGAGGGCAGAAGCCCGAGGGAAAGGTTGGGTCctcacttctctttttctttaataaggaGGCACCTGAAAGTCGCACCGGGCGGCCGATGGCTGCATGGCCAACACAAGGGAGACACCGCACAGAGCGAGCGCTCGGCGGATCGCAGGAAGCCCAAGTTCCTGCGCGACCAGAGGATTACGGGGGGGAAACAGTAGCCCATCTGtccacaggagagagagaagtcgACCAGGCAAGGCTGCGAGTCGGGGAAGGGAGGTGGACGCGCACAGAAGGCGCAGGGAGAGGAAAGGCCGGGGCTCCGCCGGGTGGGCTCGCGGGCGCAGGTGGGCTGCGGCCGCCCGACCGCCAGGGGCCCCGCGGCGAGCAGTCCCCCGGGCNNNNNNNNNNNNNNNNNNNNNNNNNNNNNNNNNNNNNNNNNNNNNNNNNNNNNNNNNNNNNNNNNNNNNNNNNNNNNNNNNNNNNNNNNNNNNNNNNNNNGCGCGCGCGCGCGCTCCCGAGCCGCGGGGCGGGGCCGAGGCGGGACCCGGGTGGGGGCGGTGCGAAGGGAAGCGGAAACATCTCCAGCCCCGAGCCCGCGTGTCAGACAGGCGCTTGCGCGCCTAGCGGGGCGCGGGTACGTGGTTCAGTGACGCCTTCCGGGGGCTGTTTCTGTGAGAAAACCGTAGTTGCGGTGTAAACAGTCAGGGCTCTGCGACAGGTTCCACGTAGAGGACCCACCGGCAGCTCCAAATAGCACGGTTGGGTTGAGTCCTCCCCGTCCTCTCCGGAGCCTCCGTAGCGACGCCCCCGGCGTAAAGCCCGCCCCCCGCACGCGCTGAACCACCACTTCCGCCCTCGCCTTCCACTGAGCAAGATGGCTGAGGAGCCGGAGTCAGGGCTGCAGCTCCCTCCCTCAAGTACTACTGATGGCGAAGGACCTACGGAGGTCTCTCCAGAAACAGCCACTCCGGAGCCCCCTTCTTCCGCTGCAGTCTCCCCGGGAACAGAGGAACCTGCCGGCGAcaccaagaaaaaaagtaattttgagaGCAGTTTCCTTCTAGGCAGTGGCGGGAGGTTTAGAGTGCGTCCGACTAGGTCCCTGGCGGCCAATAGAGAAGCAAAATTGAGAGAAGGGCTGGTCCCGGGCGTGGCTTTTGACCAGTCAGGAGAGAGGAAGTGTAGTTTTCGGCTTTCGAGACCTTTGAGTCGAGTCCTTTTCTAGAAAGCCGTCTCCGGACGCACCTTCGCTGTGTGGTGCCGGGTGCCACGGTACTTCCTGCGCTGCGCTCGGCTCTTGCGTTCAGTTGTCCAGACTGCGAGCTCGTTGAAGATGGGAGCCTAGAGTGGGATCACGGTGGCTCCAGGTTCTTAGTAGGGGACCTGATTATTTGATTAATGATTTACCCTGATAGGGATGGTCGGTAGTAAGCCTGGATTAGAATGCACGCCTTCCGGCTGGGTCGCTGTTTTTTGTACCAACGGCTCGTGAATTCACTCCTTGTACCAAAATAACCTGAAATTTGACCAAGTATAAAGAATGTGCAGTGGAAACCAAAGGTATAAGCAtcgccttccccttcccccgccAGCTTGTTTTGGAGCCTTTGTAAGCGAGTCCTTGCATTGCTTGAACCAACCCTCAGCCCTTCCTCGCGTGAGAATTGGTTCACCGCTGTAAAATACAGGAAATCGTAACGAAATCACTTGTCCTTGAGCACTGTGTGCCGAGTTGCAGATGAAAAAAGCGTCAAGGCAGCAGTTACTGTTCGGATTGTTTGATTCTGGGCCTCAGGCACCTCTCCTCACTCCCGAGTTTTAAAGTTTGGGCATGGcttgttttttttacttcctgATCTCACAGCCTCTCAGTAGAACCGCGTTCGGTTGCTGTTGATTTTGGAGAATTGACTCTGCCAGCACTGCCCCCCTCTTAAGTCAGATCGCCCCTACAACTGTAGGAAACGTGTTCTATCATTTCCTTACATGATACACTGGCAGAGAAACAAACCTAAGATTATTT
This region of Suricata suricatta isolate VVHF042 chromosome 6, meerkat_22Aug2017_6uvM2_HiC, whole genome shotgun sequence genomic DNA includes:
- the ATG12 gene encoding ubiquitin-like protein ATG12 isoform X3, which codes for MAEEPESGLQLPPSSTTDGEGPTEVSPETATPEPPSSAAVSPGTEEPAGDTKKKIYLCESVLCTLPRPGGWNPL